The following coding sequences lie in one Acidobacteriota bacterium genomic window:
- a CDS encoding TonB family protein yields the protein MAERSSGTRQAGSGAGAPTLRSAGSAGRAAGRRPPVRASGLRPPKVRPNEVLPLALLLSVFLHSGLFFAVAWHPALRQKPAFPEPMVVRLVDLPAGRGGALDGTPGQSAKPAPTLPEPPKPKSPPKTTLPGKPQAPKPEGSAPVRSARPGQAVGLGGEGAPGLGGKVPGLILDEPTFQHEWYKARLEDLLKSNWRKPVLNNTQTISASVHFTIAQGGDASNVQIVSSSGNVVFDQSVLRAVY from the coding sequence GTGGCGGAGCGTTCCTCGGGCACGCGCCAGGCAGGATCGGGCGCAGGCGCGCCCACCCTCCGCTCGGCGGGCTCCGCCGGCCGGGCTGCCGGGCGACGCCCACCCGTCCGCGCCTCGGGCCTGAGGCCCCCCAAGGTCCGCCCCAACGAGGTTCTGCCCCTCGCCCTCCTCCTGTCCGTCTTTCTCCATTCGGGGCTCTTCTTCGCCGTGGCCTGGCACCCCGCCCTCCGCCAGAAGCCCGCCTTCCCGGAGCCCATGGTGGTCCGCCTGGTGGACCTGCCCGCCGGACGCGGAGGCGCCCTCGACGGCACGCCCGGCCAGTCCGCCAAACCCGCGCCCACCCTGCCCGAACCGCCCAAGCCCAAGAGCCCGCCCAAGACCACCCTTCCCGGCAAGCCCCAGGCCCCCAAGCCCGAAGGCTCCGCTCCCGTCCGCTCGGCCCGCCCCGGTCAGGCCGTGGGCCTCGGCGGCGAGGGCGCCCCCGGACTCGGCGGAAAGGTCCCCGGACTCATCCTGGACGAGCCCACCTTCCAGCACGAGTGGTACAAGGCCCGCCTCGAAGACCTTCTCAAGTCCAACTGGCGCAAACCGGTCCTCAACAACACCCAGACGATCTCGGCCTCGGTCCACTTCACCATCGCCCAGGGGGGAGACGCCTCCAACGTCCAGATCGTCTCCTCCTCGGGAAACGTCGTCTTCGACCAGTCGGTCCTCCGCGCCGTCTACA
- a CDS encoding PBP1A family penicillin-binding protein → MRERKLPKFLQAVLLVKPAFRKLRLALLLLASGLAVGLAVGVWLTRDIPEVDSLQFSTPHQMTRVYSRDGKVLQEYGAEKRVLVSFSDISPNFFKALLAVEDTDFYKHHGFSVRGILRAVWKDVTHGRASQGGSTLTQQLARKYFLTDEKTLTRKVRELILAINIESRYSKQQILEMYANKVCFGGAYYGVEASARHFFNKRSRDLTVPEAALLAGLIQRPSYYSPRSHPERALARRNLVLARMRDTGVITPSQWEAFSKEPLNLSEAVIETQGLADYVAEQVRQYLEDKYGEEAILQRGFQVFTTIDPRLQKLAEESVREGLHAYSRRRGYKGPSRGASAPPEYTGDDLDPGRRRWATVLSVDRTEIVASLGGTQVRLSPEAWKWTGVQFPERVFQTGDRILLKIVEGPPSLECEVEQKPLAQGALVALNPHTGEVLAMVGGYEFSSSMYDRAIQARRQTGSAVKPIIYATALTGGRTLADTLVDEPTLFLTGREQASRICEDGYIPRDFDKDYLGHITYRTAIEHSVNIAAVKALNATSYQGVIENARLLGISTDLQPYPSMALGAFEITLLELAGAYTAFGNSGVYVRPRFITRITDRDGKVLEEFRSESRQVWDPRVAFLMVQAMTGVIQRGTAASISDMKGHFAGKTGTTNNYTDSWFMGFNPSLLCGVWTGKDDHKPLGNLETGSRVALPIWRMFMETATAGQEDLDWPVPEGITEVLIDPATGKRAGVDTPCQEMRPEYFIEGTEPPPCTARDHFRLKLPYFLQSYPVNGDLSLSIPEADVEAWVARYPGTVARDGRKKLLVSWGGSTFPVKLEIAPAREGPVPQAVMPGLPHEGDVACGARTEYVRERQ, encoded by the coding sequence ATGCGAGAACGAAAGCTTCCGAAGTTTCTACAAGCTGTTCTGCTCGTGAAGCCGGCGTTCCGAAAGCTCAGGCTGGCCCTTCTCCTTCTGGCCTCCGGCCTGGCGGTGGGCCTCGCCGTGGGCGTCTGGCTCACCCGGGACATCCCCGAGGTGGACAGCCTCCAGTTCAGCACGCCCCACCAGATGACCCGCGTCTACAGCCGGGACGGGAAGGTCCTCCAAGAATACGGGGCCGAAAAGCGCGTCCTGGTCAGCTTCTCGGACATCTCGCCGAATTTCTTCAAGGCCCTCCTCGCCGTGGAGGATACGGACTTCTACAAGCATCACGGCTTCTCCGTGCGAGGCATCCTCCGGGCCGTCTGGAAGGACGTGACCCACGGGCGCGCGAGCCAGGGGGGAAGCACCCTCACCCAGCAGCTCGCCCGGAAGTACTTCCTCACGGACGAGAAGACCCTCACCCGCAAGGTCCGGGAGCTCATCCTCGCCATCAACATCGAGAGCCGATACTCCAAGCAACAGATTCTCGAAATGTACGCCAACAAGGTCTGCTTCGGCGGAGCCTACTACGGCGTGGAGGCGAGCGCCCGGCATTTCTTCAACAAGCGCTCGCGCGACCTGACAGTCCCGGAAGCCGCCCTGCTGGCCGGTCTCATCCAGCGGCCTTCCTACTACTCTCCGAGAAGCCACCCCGAGCGCGCCCTCGCCCGCCGCAACCTCGTGCTGGCGAGGATGCGGGACACGGGGGTCATCACGCCCTCCCAGTGGGAGGCCTTTTCGAAAGAGCCCCTCAACCTGTCCGAGGCCGTCATCGAGACCCAGGGACTGGCCGACTACGTGGCCGAGCAGGTCCGCCAGTACCTCGAGGACAAGTACGGCGAGGAGGCCATTCTCCAGAGGGGCTTTCAGGTCTTCACCACCATCGACCCGCGGCTCCAAAAACTGGCCGAGGAATCGGTCCGCGAGGGGCTCCACGCCTACAGCCGCCGCCGCGGCTACAAGGGACCCTCCCGTGGCGCCTCCGCCCCGCCGGAGTACACGGGGGACGACCTCGATCCCGGCCGGCGCCGCTGGGCCACCGTCCTCTCGGTGGACCGGACCGAGATCGTGGCCTCCCTGGGCGGGACCCAGGTCCGCCTCTCTCCCGAAGCCTGGAAGTGGACGGGAGTGCAGTTCCCCGAGCGGGTGTTCCAGACCGGCGACCGGATCCTCCTGAAGATCGTCGAGGGCCCCCCCTCCCTGGAGTGCGAGGTCGAGCAGAAGCCCCTGGCCCAGGGCGCTCTCGTGGCCCTCAACCCCCACACGGGAGAGGTCCTCGCCATGGTGGGCGGGTACGAGTTCTCGTCCTCCATGTACGACCGGGCCATCCAGGCCCGGCGCCAGACGGGCTCGGCGGTGAAGCCCATCATTTACGCCACGGCCCTGACGGGCGGACGCACCCTGGCCGACACCCTGGTGGATGAGCCCACCCTCTTTCTGACGGGCCGCGAGCAGGCCTCGCGAATCTGCGAGGACGGCTACATCCCCCGGGACTTCGACAAGGACTACCTCGGGCACATCACCTACCGGACGGCCATCGAGCACTCGGTGAACATCGCGGCGGTCAAGGCCCTCAACGCGACGAGCTACCAGGGAGTCATCGAGAACGCCAGACTCCTGGGCATCTCCACCGACCTGCAGCCCTACCCCTCCATGGCCCTCGGAGCCTTCGAGATCACCCTTCTCGAACTGGCGGGGGCGTACACGGCCTTCGGAAACAGCGGAGTGTACGTCCGGCCCCGCTTCATCACGCGCATTACGGACCGGGACGGCAAGGTCCTGGAGGAGTTCCGCTCGGAGAGCCGCCAGGTCTGGGACCCCCGAGTGGCCTTCCTCATGGTCCAGGCCATGACGGGAGTCATCCAGAGGGGCACGGCGGCGAGCATCTCGGACATGAAGGGCCACTTCGCGGGGAAGACGGGCACCACGAACAATTACACGGACTCGTGGTTCATGGGGTTCAACCCGTCCCTCCTCTGCGGCGTCTGGACGGGCAAGGACGACCACAAGCCCCTCGGAAACCTGGAGACCGGCTCCCGCGTGGCCCTTCCCATCTGGAGGATGTTCATGGAGACGGCCACCGCCGGCCAGGAAGACCTGGACTGGCCCGTCCCCGAAGGCATCACCGAGGTCCTCATCGATCCCGCCACCGGCAAGCGCGCCGGGGTGGACACCCCCTGCCAGGAGATGCGGCCCGAGTACTTCATCGAGGGCACGGAGCCGCCCCCCTGCACGGCCCGGGACCATTTCCGCCTGAAGCTCCCCTACTTCCTCCAGAGCTACCCCGTCAACGGGGACCTGTCCCTTTCCATCCCCGAGGCCGACGTGGAAGCGTGGGTGGCCCGGTACCCGGGCACCGTGGCCCGCGACGGCCGGAAGAAGTTGCTCGTCTCCTGGGGCGGCTCTACATTCCCCGTGAAGCTGGAGATCGCCCCGGCCCGCGAGGGGCCGGTTCCCCAGGCGGTGATGCCCGGCCTTCCCCACGAGGGAGACGTGGCCTGTGGCGCGAGAACCGAGTACGTTCGGGAACGACAGTAG
- a CDS encoding biopolymer transporter ExbD — translation MAFGTQRTDGDPVSEINVTPLVDVMLVLLVIFMITTPLFERGIDVNLPQTATSNISGAERIILTIPKDKNYIYFNSQPVNRNLMKNYLQQIFRNRSDKTVYLFADKAVPYGDVLTVMDEVKQAGIETVGLATEPPPPK, via the coding sequence ATGGCATTCGGCACCCAGCGAACCGACGGCGACCCGGTTTCCGAGATCAATGTCACCCCCCTCGTGGACGTCATGCTCGTGCTCCTGGTGATCTTCATGATCACGACCCCCCTCTTCGAGCGCGGCATCGACGTGAACCTCCCCCAGACCGCCACCAGCAACATCAGCGGCGCCGAGCGGATCATCCTCACCATCCCCAAGGACAAGAACTACATCTATTTCAACAGCCAGCCCGTGAACCGAAACCTCATGAAGAACTACCTTCAGCAGATTTTCCGCAACCGGTCGGACAAGACCGTGTACCTCTTCGCCGACAAGGCCGTCCCCTACGGCGACGTCCTGACCGTCATGGACGAGGTGAAGCAGGCGGGCATCGAGACCGTGGGCCTCGCCACCGAGCCCCCGCCGCCCAAATAG
- a CDS encoding cyclic nucleotide-binding domain-containing protein gives MGDFSDMLSKIPLLQGLEGAEFEQMARRFSVENYPAGSTILEQGYGGLKLYVLVEGKTRIFRTLNGSRVVITTLEPPETFGEVSILDGDPASATVEAESDVVVLTLGRDEFYDLMNASPELASKVYRNLLRTLCQRLRTTTNQVQDYFAINKALCENESFRSFYKLFCS, from the coding sequence ATGGGCGATTTCTCCGACATGCTCTCCAAGATCCCCCTTCTTCAGGGCCTGGAGGGGGCGGAGTTCGAGCAGATGGCCCGGCGCTTCTCGGTGGAGAACTACCCCGCCGGGTCCACCATCCTCGAGCAGGGCTACGGCGGGCTCAAGCTCTACGTGCTCGTCGAAGGCAAGACGCGCATCTTCCGCACCCTCAACGGGTCCCGAGTGGTCATCACCACCCTCGAGCCCCCCGAGACCTTCGGCGAGGTGAGCATCCTCGACGGCGACCCGGCCAGCGCCACGGTGGAGGCCGAGAGCGACGTGGTGGTCCTCACCCTCGGCCGCGACGAGTTCTACGATCTCATGAACGCCTCCCCCGAGCTGGCCTCCAAGGTCTATCGGAACCTGCTTCGGACCCTCTGCCAGCGCCTGAGGACCACCACCAACCAGGTTCAGGACTATTTCGCCATCAACAAGGCCCTATGCGAGAACGAAAGCTTCCGAAGTTTCTACAAGCTGTTCTGCTCGTGA
- the amrS gene encoding AmmeMemoRadiSam system radical SAM enzyme, with product MAREPSTFGNDSRPFGEAVLWRPEANGRVVCDLCAHRCRILPGRSGVCRVRANRNGRLVSLVRDRLIAGHVDPIEKKPLFHFLPGTLSYSIATAGCNFRCRFCQNFTLSQAVRDGGEVPGEPVAPARVVEAALRSGCATLAYTYTEPTIFFETAEEVGLLARQRGLKNVFVTNGFLTPEAVERARAFLDAANVDLKGFDDGRYRKVCGASLKGVLTGLESLVRAGVWVEVTTLVVPGMNDSDGELRAVARYVADLGRHVPWHISRYHPDYLMDSGGPTPLATLERAWELGREAGLDHVYLGNVPGHPSEHTTCPKCGTIVLERLGFHAVPRALAGGRCAACGERIHGVFAA from the coding sequence GTGGCGCGAGAACCGAGTACGTTCGGGAACGACAGTAGACCCTTCGGCGAGGCCGTCCTCTGGCGCCCCGAGGCGAACGGAAGGGTGGTGTGCGACCTCTGCGCCCACCGCTGCCGCATCCTTCCGGGCCGGTCCGGGGTCTGCCGGGTTCGGGCCAACCGGAACGGCCGCCTGGTCTCCCTCGTCCGCGACCGGCTCATCGCCGGCCACGTGGACCCCATCGAGAAGAAGCCGCTCTTCCACTTCCTGCCCGGCACGCTCTCCTACTCCATCGCCACGGCCGGATGCAACTTCCGATGCCGCTTCTGCCAGAATTTCACGTTGAGCCAGGCCGTGCGCGACGGCGGGGAGGTCCCCGGCGAGCCCGTGGCGCCCGCGCGCGTGGTGGAGGCCGCCCTGCGGTCCGGGTGCGCCACCCTCGCCTACACGTACACGGAGCCCACCATTTTCTTCGAGACGGCCGAGGAGGTGGGCCTCCTGGCGCGCCAGCGCGGGCTCAAGAACGTCTTCGTGACCAACGGATTCTTGACGCCGGAGGCCGTGGAGCGCGCCCGCGCCTTCCTCGACGCGGCCAACGTGGACCTCAAGGGCTTCGACGACGGGCGATACCGCAAGGTCTGCGGGGCCTCTCTGAAGGGCGTCCTCACCGGCCTGGAATCCCTTGTCCGGGCCGGCGTCTGGGTGGAGGTGACCACCCTGGTGGTGCCCGGCATGAACGATTCGGACGGCGAACTGCGCGCCGTCGCGCGTTACGTGGCGGATCTGGGGCGCCACGTTCCCTGGCACATCAGCCGCTACCACCCCGACTATCTCATGGACAGCGGCGGACCCACCCCCCTCGCGACGCTGGAGAGGGCCTGGGAACTCGGGCGCGAGGCCGGCCTGGACCACGTCTACCTGGGCAACGTCCCCGGCCACCCGTCGGAGCACACAACCTGCCCGAAGTGTGGGACAATCGTCCTGGAGCGCCTGGGCTTTCACGCCGTACCCAGGGCCCTCGCGGGCGGCCGGTGCGCCGCCTGCGGCGAGCGGATCCACGGCGTTTTCGCCGCCTGA